A region from the Deltaproteobacteria bacterium genome encodes:
- a CDS encoding glycine zipper 2TM domain-containing protein, which produces MAGCASSRSGEVYSRNQARQVNKVFYGTVLKVSHVQIEGTQSGIGMLGGAIVGGILGSMIGQGHGSTLAAVGGAVGGAVVGSAGEEAITKKNGLEITVELDDGEILAIVQEADAEYFVGDKVRVLRASDGSARVRP; this is translated from the coding sequence ATGGCCGGCTGCGCATCGAGCCGTTCCGGCGAGGTATACAGCCGGAATCAGGCCCGGCAGGTGAACAAGGTTTTCTATGGAACGGTCCTCAAGGTCTCCCATGTCCAGATTGAGGGCACCCAGTCCGGCATCGGGATGCTCGGAGGGGCCATCGTCGGCGGCATCCTGGGGAGCATGATCGGTCAGGGGCACGGTTCGACCCTGGCGGCCGTAGGCGGGGCCGTGGGCGGGGCCGTGGTCGGCAGCGCTGGTGAAGAGGCCATCACCAAGAAGAATGGATTGGAAATTACCGTGGAACTCGACGACGGCGAGATTTTGGCCATTGTCCAGGAGGCCGATGCCGAGTATTTTGTCGGGGACAAGGTTCGGGTCTTGAGAGCCTCGGACGGTTCGGCCAGGGTACGGCCATAG
- a CDS encoding NAD(P)-dependent glycerol-3-phosphate dehydrogenase, giving the protein MQITVLGGGSWGTALARLLALKGLKVHLWVREPELAELIRARRENPWFLPGVDLPPELSVDSNLERSIAFSSGIFLLVVPCQFIRSVLSSAREFFPSDPIFLCASKGIELGSLKPMSVVVAEAMAPKPCRYAILSGPSFARDVSEGKPTAVSLGCENLALAEELQRMMSTETFRVYTNPDFRGVELGGAIKNVMAIAAGISDGLDFGTSARAALVTRGLAEMSRLGSAMGADGRTFMGLSGIGDLVLTCTGDLSRNRQVGLRIGAGESLEAVLASMNMVAEGVKTTQAVYELAGRLGLDMPITAQVQAMLYDGKAPSIAVRELMSRSLKEE; this is encoded by the coding sequence ATGCAAATAACCGTTCTGGGGGGAGGAAGTTGGGGCACAGCCCTGGCCCGTCTTCTGGCCTTAAAGGGCCTCAAGGTCCACCTCTGGGTCCGAGAACCCGAATTGGCCGAACTGATTCGAGCCAGGAGGGAAAATCCCTGGTTTCTTCCGGGCGTTGACCTGCCTCCCGAACTGAGCGTCGATTCCAACCTCGAGCGTTCCATCGCCTTTTCCTCCGGCATCTTCCTCTTGGTCGTTCCCTGCCAGTTCATCCGCTCCGTGCTGTCCTCCGCCAGGGAGTTTTTCCCTTCCGACCCGATCTTTCTCTGCGCCAGCAAAGGCATCGAACTGGGCTCCCTCAAACCGATGTCCGTAGTCGTGGCCGAGGCCATGGCCCCAAAGCCCTGCAGATACGCCATCCTATCAGGCCCTTCCTTTGCCCGGGATGTGAGCGAAGGCAAGCCGACGGCTGTCTCGCTGGGCTGTGAAAATCTGGCTCTGGCCGAAGAACTCCAGCGCATGATGTCCACGGAGACCTTCCGGGTCTACACGAACCCAGATTTTCGGGGCGTGGAACTGGGAGGGGCGATCAAGAACGTCATGGCTATCGCCGCCGGCATCTCCGACGGGCTGGACTTTGGAACCAGCGCCAGGGCGGCTCTCGTCACGCGTGGGCTGGCCGAGATGTCCCGTCTGGGTTCAGCCATGGGCGCTGACGGCCGAACCTTCATGGGTCTCTCCGGCATCGGCGATCTTGTTCTGACCTGTACCGGAGATCTGAGCCGGAATCGACAGGTCGGCCTTCGCATCGGGGCAGGCGAGTCTCTGGAGGCCGTTCTTGCCAGCATGAACATGGTCGCCGAAGGTGTCAAGACCACCCAGGCCGTTTACGAACTGGCCGGTCGCCTCGGCCTGGATATGCCCATAACCGCCCAGGTCCAGGCCATGCTCTACGACGGCAAGGCTCCCAGCATAGCCGTGCGGGAGCTCATGTCTAGGTCTCTCAAGGAGGAATGA
- a CDS encoding glutamate synthase: protein MCRLFAMTSREPISPMRAIQALDVMKEGHDGSGVGLFLSGLGGRFEEIKDCPILSGIFTEKGLKQLDLFMMDQGFMTKYKISIKPRETPPSGTPKRYIYLVRAYEMPSEWDTLSQAQKEIRLLRIRLTLRQMGEKNGEMTVYSFWPDTIMVKEVGDPMAVGEYLQLDRQDFYARVVLAQGRQNTNYAINLYACHPFFIQGLSTMTNGENTAFIPIREYLSTQNIPGYIGYQSDSEVFTHILHFTIRRLGLDIDAYKHIITPLSDDELAGHQNRDFLLRLKQLCRKLIIDGPNCVIGCLPDTSLFMAQDRKKLRPGVVGGKPGIWAFSSEFCGLDAAIPDRDPANDYQPMHLETAIVPPDRQEIVICSQKDPLRRPH, encoded by the coding sequence ATGTGCCGTTTGTTCGCCATGACCAGCCGGGAGCCCATCTCCCCCATGCGGGCCATCCAAGCCTTGGACGTCATGAAGGAAGGCCATGACGGCTCCGGAGTCGGCCTGTTTCTGAGTGGCCTTGGCGGGAGGTTCGAAGAGATCAAGGACTGCCCCATCCTTTCGGGAATCTTCACCGAAAAGGGTCTGAAGCAGCTGGACCTCTTCATGATGGACCAGGGCTTCATGACCAAGTACAAAATCTCCATCAAGCCCCGCGAAACTCCTCCTTCCGGAACTCCCAAAAGATACATCTACTTGGTCCGAGCCTACGAGATGCCTTCGGAATGGGACACCCTCTCTCAGGCTCAAAAGGAAATCCGGCTCCTGCGTATCCGCCTCACCCTCCGCCAGATGGGCGAAAAAAACGGTGAGATGACCGTGTACAGCTTCTGGCCGGATACGATCATGGTCAAGGAAGTCGGAGATCCCATGGCCGTTGGCGAATACCTCCAGCTCGACCGGCAGGATTTCTATGCCCGGGTTGTTTTGGCCCAGGGGCGCCAGAACACGAACTACGCCATCAATCTCTATGCCTGCCACCCGTTTTTCATTCAGGGATTGAGCACCATGACCAACGGGGAGAACACAGCCTTCATCCCCATTCGTGAGTACCTTTCCACTCAAAACATTCCGGGATACATCGGCTATCAGAGCGACTCCGAGGTCTTCACCCACATTCTGCACTTCACCATCCGCCGTCTTGGTCTGGATATTGACGCCTACAAGCACATCATCACCCCCTTGAGCGACGATGAGCTTGCCGGTCATCAGAACCGGGACTTTCTGCTCCGCCTTAAACAGCTCTGCCGGAAATTGATCATCGACGGCCCAAATTGCGTCATCGGCTGTCTGCCCGATACCTCCCTGTTCATGGCCCAGGACCGAAAAAAACTCAGGCCCGGCGTCGTCGGGGGCAAGCCCGGAATCTGGGCCTTTTCATCGGAATTCTGCGGCCTTGACGCCGCCATCCCCGACCGTGACCCGGCCAATGACTACCAACCCATGCACCTCGAGACGGCCATCGTGCCTCCAGACCGCCAGGAGATCGTCATATGCTCCCAAAAAGACCCATTACGCCGTCCACACTAG